A genomic window from Hippocampus zosterae strain Florida chromosome 13, ASM2543408v3, whole genome shotgun sequence includes:
- the smim18 gene encoding small integral membrane protein 18, giving the protein MANITTTNTTNNLPWYPESVPLSQVPLHQGWNVACFVIILLFILTVISLAALALLYELLDCGCFAKEKTQQQQQEQHQEQQQLQMVESGNCGNLVTDISSESEPNTEVV; this is encoded by the coding sequence ATGGCCAACATCACAACAACGAACACCACCAACAATCTGCCCTGGTACCCAGAATCCGTTCCTCTCTCCCAGGTGCCCCTGCACCAAGGCTGGAATGTGGCCTGCTTCGTTATCATACTGCTGTTCATCCTCACCGTGATCTCTCTGGCGGCCTTGGCCCTGCTCTATGAACTCCTGGACTGCGGCTGCTTTGCCAAAGAAAAAacgcagcaacagcaacaagaaCAGCACCAAGAACAACAGCAACTCCAGATGGTGGAGTCAGGCAACTGCGGCAATCTGGTGACCGACATTTCCAGTGAATCGGAACCGAACACGGAGGTGGTATAG